One genomic segment of Hymenobacter psoromatis includes these proteins:
- a CDS encoding CTP synthase, with translation MPERNSTPSASAAKYIFVTGGVTSSLGKGIISASLAKLLQARGFRVTIQKFDPYINIDPGTLNPYEHGECYVTDDGAETDLDLGHYERFLNAPTSQANNVTTGRIYDTVIRREREGAFLGKTVQVIPHITDEIKRRMLLLGQKGEFDVVITEIGGCIGDIESLPFVEAVRQLRWELPPHDSLVIHLTLLPYLAAAGELKTKPTQHSVRDLREAGLQPDILVCRSEHPIPAEMRSKIALFCNVKINSVIESLDADSIYSVPLLMLKEELDARVIAKLRLNGGHPPDLEEWKEFLGRLKNPTEEVTIALVGKYVELPDAYKSIIEAFIHAGAANECKVKVRTIQSEFLTPENAVQQLEGCDGVLVAPGFGERGFEGKVAAVRYVRENGIPFFGICLGMQVAVVEYARHVLGLPDASSTEMNPLTPDPVIALMADQKDITQKGGTMRLGAYACELKRGSRAAKAYGRNTISERHRHRYEFNNEYLARFEEAGMSASGINPATGLVEVIELPKTVHPWFVGGQFHPELKSTVENPHPLFVRFVKAAIQRKKGL, from the coding sequence AGGGGGTTCCGCGTCACAATTCAAAAATTCGACCCATATATTAACATTGACCCCGGCACGCTCAATCCTTATGAGCACGGCGAATGCTACGTGACCGACGACGGGGCCGAAACCGACCTCGACCTGGGCCACTACGAGCGCTTCCTGAACGCGCCGACCTCGCAAGCTAACAACGTGACCACCGGCCGCATCTACGACACCGTGATTCGGCGCGAGCGCGAGGGCGCGTTTCTAGGCAAAACGGTGCAGGTAATTCCGCATATCACCGACGAGATTAAGCGCCGGATGCTGCTGCTGGGCCAAAAAGGCGAGTTCGACGTGGTAATAACCGAGATTGGCGGCTGCATCGGCGACATTGAGAGCCTGCCCTTTGTGGAGGCCGTGCGCCAGCTGCGCTGGGAGCTGCCGCCCCACGATTCGCTCGTGATTCACCTCACCCTGCTACCCTACCTGGCGGCGGCCGGCGAGCTGAAAACCAAGCCTACCCAGCACTCGGTCAGGGACTTGCGCGAGGCGGGCCTGCAGCCCGACATTCTGGTGTGCCGCTCCGAGCACCCGATTCCGGCCGAGATGCGCAGCAAAATCGCGCTCTTCTGCAACGTCAAAATCAACTCCGTTATCGAAAGTCTCGATGCCGACAGCATCTACTCGGTGCCGCTGCTCATGCTGAAGGAGGAGCTGGACGCCCGCGTGATTGCCAAGCTGCGCCTCAACGGCGGGCACCCGCCTGACCTGGAGGAGTGGAAAGAGTTTCTGGGCCGCCTCAAGAACCCGACCGAGGAAGTAACCATCGCGCTGGTGGGCAAGTATGTGGAGCTGCCCGACGCGTACAAGTCTATCATTGAGGCATTTATTCACGCCGGAGCGGCTAACGAATGCAAAGTGAAGGTGCGCACTATTCAGAGCGAATTTCTGACCCCCGAAAACGCCGTGCAGCAGCTCGAAGGCTGCGACGGCGTGCTGGTGGCCCCCGGCTTTGGCGAGCGGGGCTTTGAGGGAAAGGTGGCGGCCGTGCGCTACGTGCGCGAAAACGGCATCCCGTTTTTCGGTATTTGCCTCGGGATGCAGGTAGCCGTGGTGGAATACGCCCGGCACGTGCTGGGCCTGCCTGATGCCAGTTCGACGGAGATGAACCCGCTCACGCCCGACCCGGTAATCGCCCTCATGGCCGACCAGAAGGACATCACCCAAAAGGGCGGCACCATGCGCCTCGGGGCCTACGCCTGCGAGCTGAAGCGTGGCTCCAGGGCCGCCAAAGCCTACGGCCGCAACACCATCAGCGAGCGCCACCGCCACCGCTATGAGTTTAATAATGAGTACTTAGCGCGTTTCGAAGAAGCGGGCATGTCGGCTTCGGGCATCAACCCGGCCACGGGCTTGGTGGAAGTGATTGAGCTGCCCAAAACGGTGCATCCGTGGTTCGTGGGCGGGCAGTTCCACCCCGAGCTAAAGAGCACCGTGGAAAACCCGCACCCGCTGTTTGTGCGCTTCGTGAAGGCCGCCATTCAGCGTAAGAAAGGACTGTAA